A genomic stretch from Aedes albopictus strain Foshan chromosome 2, AalbF5, whole genome shotgun sequence includes:
- the LOC109417725 gene encoding DNA polymerase delta subunit 3 — MDATLEKSCLEEISHTVLDDQQKISVRSISNNYGLNFLDAVKVLQQWIDKNGAKANLLKEFIVRGIDAKRGGAFITVANEKKLKSIQDKASQVSSVLYAVEVQSESSRSLNIPQEQEFKVINLPLKSDKRDVKVFIPVEPTPSASAKQESKPKANSMFAASGASKPKAEAPKPTPVPVKEEKHSPPAKQEVTKTSPPQKSPSKGSPSKKKDAKKPVSGKASIASFFSNKPAASKPAASTPASSSTSAPDVKEENTSPKEEQAPKEKTKIANGKHEDTPRWKRMISDESDGDDVVPSTPQEKKEPRKRAGKKTMAAKKGTDTKGNPSKRSRILQVEDSSEEEEDEDRNMREPEEKMINFDTDEGEAEDVKMEEKKQLTPEKPVENDSNSLNRKGRAKVKKQVTRNFMDEEGYMTTIKEYVMVSASEDEEGGEEVPAKNSSDEKKTTNAKEPTTNSKAKADSKAAGKKAEKVTPPAPKTKQGSIMSFFSKK; from the exons ATGGATGCCACCCTTGAAAAGTCTTGCCTCGAGGAAATCAGCCACACCGTTCTGGATGATCAGCAGAAG aTTTCAGTACGCTCCATTTCGAACAATTACGGTTTGAACTTTCTGGATGCTGTGAAGGTACTCCAACAATGGATAGACAAAAACGGCGCCAAGGCCAATCTGCTCAAGGAGTTCATCGTCCGGGGAATCGATGCCAAACGGGGCGGTGCGTTCATTACGGTGGCAAATGAGAAAAAGCTCAAATCGATCCAGGACAAGGCCAGTCAGGTTTCGAGCGTTTTGTACGCCGTCGAGGTCCAATCGGAATCATCCCGGTCGTTGAATATTCCACAGGAACAGGAGTTCAAGGT GATCAATTTGCCTCTCAAATCGGATAAACGAGATGTTAAGGTTTTCATTCCGGTTGAGCCAACTCCTTCTGCGAGTGCCAAGCAGGAATCGAAACCGAAGGCCAATTCCATGTTTGCAGCCAGCGGTGCCTCAAAACCGAAAGCGGAAGCGCCAAAACCGACGCCAGTTCCGGTCAAGGAGGAGAAGCACAGTCCTCCTGCCAAGCAAGAAGTTACCAAGACTTCTCCCCCACAGAAATCACCGTCCAAGGGGTCGCCTAGCAAGAAGAAGGACGCCAAGAAACCCGTTAGTGGGAAGGCATCAATTGCTTCGTTCTTTTCCAACAAACCAGCTGCTTCTAAGCCAGCGGCTTCCACTCCGGCTAGTTCGTCAACTTCCGCCCCCGATGTGAAGGAGGAAAATACGTCCCCCAAGGAAGAACAAGCTCCCAAGGAAAAGACCAAAATCGCCAATGGAAAGCACGAAGACACGCCCCGGTGGAAGCGGATGATTTCGGACGAATCCGACGGGGACGATGTGGTTCCGAGTACGCCGCAGGAGAAGAAGGAACCCAGAAAGCGAGCCGGGAAGAAAACGATGGCCGCCAAGAAGGGAACGGATACGAAAGGAAATCCTAGCAAACGGTCCCGGATATTGCAGGTGGAGGATTCCAGCGAGGAGGAGGAAGATGAGGATCGGAACATGCGTGAACCGGAGGAAAAGATGATCAATTTCGATACCGACGAAGGAGAAGCGGAGGATGTTAAAATGGAAGAGAAAAAGCAGCTCACTCCGGAGAAACCGGTCGAGAACGATTCCAACAGTTTGAACCGGAAGGGACGGGCGAAGGTGAAGAAACAGGTTACTCGGAATTTCATGGACGAGGAAGGTTATATGA CAACCATCAAGGAATACGTCATGGTGTCCGCGTCGGAAGATGAAGAAGGCGGCGAAGAAGTTCCGGCTAAAAATTCGTCAGACGAGAAGAAGACAACCAACGCAAAGGAACCCACAACGAATAGTAAGGCCAAGGCGGATTCCAAAGCAGCTGGGAAGAAAGCGGAGAAAGTGACGCCGCCAGCCCCCAAAACGAAGCAGGGTTCGATAATGAGTTTCTTCTCTAAGAAGTAG